The following coding sequences are from one Ornithodoros turicata isolate Travis chromosome 1, ASM3712646v1, whole genome shotgun sequence window:
- the LOC135378294 gene encoding U6 snRNA phosphodiesterase 1-like, whose translation MSDGGGLTLLATYQSSDSSGEEDSLSPPPNKARKVHPPSELQTKTPRASKVALPLPADVLNLYGDRIDPFGWEDDSSKHDGRVRAFAHGPGVWASYIYVPASSSQNLHGLIDRLCDGLDYLKPNNVESCHVSLSKTVKLQYHWIQPIAHRLREKLTPFSQFPLYLGSLEVYTNEEGTRTFLGLKALAGEKTLKDMVTEVDACLEEYELPTFYDPPSFHMSLAWCDAKHETTLERILPDLVVKMELYARRFPAVNMTYVNTICFRAGNKLFEFGLSSHVGTL comes from the coding sequence ATGAGTGACGGAGGAGGGTTGACATTGCTGGCGACTTACCAGTCGTCTGATAGCAGCGGCGAGGAGGATTCTTTGAGTCCGCCGCCTAACAAAGCAAGAAAGGTACACCCACCGTCAGAACTACAAACCAAGACTCCGAGGGCTTCGAAAGTAGCTTTGCCTTTACCTGCTGATGTCCTTAACTTGTACGGCGACCGCATTGATCCATTTGGTTGGGAAGACGACTCGTCAAAACATGATGGCAGAGTCAGAGCCTTTGCTCACGGACCTGGTGTCTGGGCGAGTTACATCTATGTTCCAGCTTCGAGCTCCCAAAATTTGCACGGATTGATTGATAGGCTTTGTGATGGATTGGACTACCTGAAGCCAAATAATGTGGAGTCCTGCCACGTTAGTCTATCCAAAACGGTCAAGCTCCAGTACCACTGGATTCAGCCAATTGCTCACCGTCTGCGTGAAAAGTTGACCCCTTTCTCTCAGTTTCCATTGTACCTGGGTTCTCTGGAGGTGTACACAAATGAGGAAGGTACCCGAACTTTCCTTGGACTGAAAGCTCTTGCTGGAGAGAAAACATTAAAGGACATGGTAACAGAAGTGGATGCATGCCTAGAAGAGTACGAACTTCCAACCTTTTATGATCCACCGTCGTTCCACATGAGCCTTGCATGGTGTGATGCCAAGCACGAAACCACACTGGAACGAATACTTCCTGACCTGGTTGTCAAGATGGAGTTGTATGCACGCAGGTTCCCGGCAGTTAACATGACATACGTGAACACAATTTGTTTTCGAGCAGGAAATAAGCTGTTTGAGTTTGGTTTGTCCTCCCATGTGGGAACATTATGA